Below is a genomic region from Drosophila kikkawai strain 14028-0561.14 chromosome X, DkikHiC1v2, whole genome shotgun sequence.
GACTCCTTTGGCCTCATTAAAGCGCTTGCCCTCGCCGCACACTCGAACGCTCACACACatggacacaaaaaaaaaggaccaacacacacacacacaaaaaaaaaaaaacagaaaaaggaCGAGGGGCAGTCAGTAATGTGTAATTTATTGCTCTGCTCAAATTGAAACTAAGCgccattaaaaaacaataaactaaaCATATAATAAATTCAGACCGAACAAGCGCACACTTATGTATGTACTCTCtgtgagtgtatgtgtgtgtgagtgtggcaTGTCtgcaaccaaaaaaaaaaaaaaaaaagtaaacataTACAAACATACCTACACATGTACATGGACATTGTACAAcaaaaaaggcaaaataactgcacaaaataaattgacCAAATCTGTTGGATAAAAGGATTTGAAAGCAATTAATTGCCAGCGCATAGAAAacatcaacacacacacacaaacactcacacacacactcttgcctgcacacacacaacaattGCTGGAAAATCCACAgaacaagaaaacaaaataagcaACAAAGACAAAACCAAATTGCAGTTGCCAAATTACCAAAAGAAACAGCAAaagctcaaaaataaaaatctaaaaaaaatataaaaaaaaaaccttaaaaaaatctaaaaaaaataaaatccacaaaaaaatggaaacaaaaaacagatATTGAAAATCTCCATTATATAATATCAAATAAGAAAACATAAACCAAAATTCTGGTTACATGTTTTCATCTTCATCATTGAAATTTTCCTCGGGTTTTCCTTCTTCAGTTTCGGCCAATATAGCCAGGTGGCACAGACATCTCTCCAGGTAAAAGGGATGGGTGAATGTGAGCTTCACCAGGTCCTCGAAGCTGACAATCTCTTGGTCTCTCTCGAAATTGGgattctaaatatatataaatatataaaaaatatatataaatatataaaatatatatataaatatataaaatatatatataaatataaaaaatatatatataaatatataaaatatatatataaatatataaaatatataaataaatatataaaaaaaatatataaaaatactcaCATCATCAAACTCTTCATGCTGGCTTTtatctttaataatattttccttgtTTCTCATATTCTTAACTTCCTTTTTAGCCTTCTTGTGATATTTATCCATAACCCGCTGCCGCTTCTCCTCGAAATCCGCTATATCCTGCATATCCTGCACAGTCCAGTGCTCATCGAaattctcctcctcctcctcttcctgctCGGCCTTTAGCTTCTGGTAACAGCAAAGACCAGGTGCCAGGACAGCAATGGTTCTCTTGAGAATCTCCGGTGGGATCTTGGTAATTTCCAACATCTCCTCAAAGGTCAAAAGCCTTTCCTTCTGCAAGTCGCGCATAACGCGCTCATAGTGTTTCTGCAAATCCTTGTCATCCATTTTATTAGCTATAGTTTTTGTTTCtctttgaatttaaatgaaacaaatttttttttaagatatttactCGGGGTTTGATGTTTTTGATGCGACAGCTGAAGCTATACTGATACTCTGTGAGTAAAATATGTTTGAACCTGAcagttttaaaaacatatgGGTCAAGGATAGAGGAGATCTACGAATTTAGTTTACAGTTTCTGAGAATCGTAGCCTAGTTCTCTTgggtttataattataattaaatattaaaattattattattattaattataaagtatataatatatagtttcAGTcgtgtttaaatattttaaaatgttttctatacatttt
It encodes:
- the LOC108075981 gene encoding uncharacterized protein, which translates into the protein MDDKDLQKHYERVMRDLQKERLLTFEEMLEITKIPPEILKRTIAVLAPGLCCYQKLKAEQEEEEEENFDEHWTVQDMQDIADFEEKRQRVMDKYHKKAKKEVKNMRNKENIIKDKSQHEEFDDNPNFERDQEIVSFEDLVKLTFTHPFYLERCLCHLAILAETEEGKPEENFNDEDENM